In Aminiphilus circumscriptus DSM 16581, the sequence TCCAGCTTTTCCATCACACCCTCGGCGAAAGAGATCTCCACCTCGGGATATTTTTCGCCGAATTCCTTATAAAACTCAGGGATGATGTAGGGCGACCTACGCATCTGCATACCGATGCGCAAGCGCCCGCGACGGTCGTTCTTCAGGCCGGAAAGGTTCTCGTCGAACTCCGACTTGAGGAAAAACATTCTTCTCGCCGCACGGAGATAGAGTTCCCCTGCGTAGGTAGGCATCAATCCCTTCGAAGACCTCTCGAACAATTTCACCCCGAGCGCTTCTTCCACACTACGCACAAACGAACTGAGAGCCGGTTGTGAAACATGAAGCTTTTCAGCCGCCCTGGTGATGCTTTTACATTCCGCAACGGTGAGGATATACATCTGCTCCTTCAGGTTCATGACGTTCTCCCCGAGCCATAGGTTTATCCTATGCGTTCCATCGTTTTTTAGTATTTTACAGCATTTTATGCACCTCGTATCCTTACGGCGTCCGCAGAACATTCCGTAGGAACAGCGGCACATTTCATCGAGGAGGAGTCATTCATGTCAGATATGGAAGCAGCGGCAGCAAAAAAGTTCAAAGTAGTTGTGTGCGTCAAGTTGTGCAAAAAGGTTTTCATGGTGTTTGGCGGCCGTCTGCGGCGATTAGCCACACTTTTCCAAAAGTGCCTTTTTGTGTTCAATCAACAGGTCCATGTTGAGGTAGCGACTGGACTCCAGCCACGCCTCGTGGGTTTCGACGCACAGTGCCCGTATCAGGCGCTGACATGCATCGGTGTTTGGGAAGATACGGACGACCCGGGTCCTTCTCTTGATCTCTTCGTTGAGCCGTTCCAGCATGTTGGTTGACTTCAGATGCTTGTGATGTGCTCTGGGAAGCCGGTAGAAGGTCAGCGTCTCCTCTATGTTTTCCTCGACCCAGTCAACAAGCTTCGGATATTTCCTCTGCCATTTGGTGATCCAGGACGTCAGATCCCGGTGGGCCTCCATAATGTCCCGGCGGTCGTAGATCCAGCGGAGTTCCTGGAGACAATCGTCATCGGCCTTACGGGGCAGATGATCCAGAGCATTCCGCAGAAAATGGACGTAGCAACGCTGCCAAGATGCCTCGAGCAGGGTCTCTCCGATGGCCGAACGAAGTCCTGCGTGGTCGTCGGATACCACGAATTCGACACCGCGCAAACCCCGTAGCTTGAGCCCGAGAAGAAACTCTTTCCAACTGCTTGCCGTTTCACGGGGAGCCAATTCCACCGCCAAGATCTGCCGCTGCCCCTCCCGGTTGATTCCGATGGCGATCTGTACCGCCTGGGAACGGATAACTCCGTTCTCGCGAACTTTCTCGTAGCGAGCATCCAGAATCAAATACGGGTACTCTTCGTCAAGGGGACGGTTCGCAAAACGAGACAGGGCTTCATCGAGACCTTTGTTGATGGCGCTGATGCTGCTCGCGGAAAAACGATGTCCGCACAATTCCTCGGTGATCGCCGTCACTTTGCGCGTGGACACGCCCTGCACATACATTTCCGCCAGAGCCGCCACCAATGCCTTCTCACTGCGCTGATAACGCTCGAACAGTGCCGTGGAGAATTCTCCGTTGCGGTCTCTGGGAATCCGCAGTTCCAGCTTGCCGATTCGCGTGACCAGACTTCGGGTATAGTAGCCTGACCGATAACCCGTACGTTCTGTGTTGCGCTCATGTCGTTCGGCTCCAAGGAGTTCCGTCATTTCCCCGTCAAGGATTTCTTGCAGCACTTCCTTCATCAGGGTCTTCAGGGCATCCGTTTCGTTCCCGAAAAGGGCTTTCATTCCAGCGAAACGACTGCTATGCTTCTTTCCGGTCATGGTGTATCGCCTCCTAAGGGCTCGGGTTGCTTGTGCGCTGCAGACAACCTACATACACCATGACCTTCTTTTTTTGAATCCCCCTCCGCAAGCACTTTTTGCACACTCTTTAGAGCATAATCGTTCAAAGTCCCGCATACACTGGTTATCATCATCCTGTTCATTCTTTTCGCGGTATTTCTCACGTGGGTGATTCCGGCAGGCGAATTCGACAGAGTCACCAATGCGGCGGGAATCAAAGTCATCGATCCCGCAAGTTTCCGAATAATTCAAAGCAAGCCGGTGAGCCTTTTTCGCATACCAGACTTTATCGTGGACGGTTTCGCAAAGAGTGCCAGCCTGTTTTTTCTGCTGCTCTTCACTGGCGGCGCCTTCGACGTGGTCGTCAGCAGCGGCGCCCTCCAATCCTGCGTCGCCAAGGTGGCGAAAAGATATGCTTCCAAAGAAAGCATCTTCATTCCGATCCTGACACTGCTCTTCGCACTCATCGCAACCACCCAGGGCGTGAACACCTTCATCGGCTTCGCACCCGTCACGGTCCTCATCGCAAGAGCGATGGGTTTCGATTCCATCGTCGGCGCCGCAGTCATTCTCCTCGGCGGAGCCGTGGGGTTTTCCACGGGCACCCTGAATCCGAGCACCACCATCGTCGCTCAGGAAATAGTCGGTCTTCCGCTCTATTCGGGAATCGGGTATCGTTGGATCTGTTTCTTCGTGTTCCTTCTCGTCACAAACCTCTACCTGATCCGGTATGCGAAAAAGATCCGGCTCCATCCCGAACTGAGTCCCATGTACGATCTCGACGTGGCCGACACCTCGGTTTTGGACAATGATCTCGATTCCTTCGGCGATGTGACACTCCGAAAAAACCTCGTGCTGGCGAGCCTTGTGGCAGCTCTCGGAGTCATCGTGTACGGCGGAGTCAAGCTCAGTTGGGGACTCAATGAAAGCAGCGCCGCCTTCATCTGGTTGGGGATCATCGCCGGAGTATGCGCCGGATTCTCCCCCAGCAAGATCGCTTCGTGTTTCGTCGCCGGAGCGAAACGCATGGTCGCCGCCGCACTCATCATCGGTCTGGCACGCGCCGTCTCCGGGGTGCTCTCCGCCGGACTCGTTCTCGACACGGTCGTCAACGGCCTTGGGCGCGCCCTGCTGGTGGTTCCCACATTCCTTCAGGCCATAAGCATGTACATCGCAAACCTCGTGGTGAATATCTTCATCACTTCCGGCAGCGGCCAGGCGGCGGTCATCATGCCCATCTTCGCTCCAATCGCCGACATGGTGGGCATCACCAGGCAAACGGCGATTCTGACGTTCAACTTCGGTGACGGCTTCTGCAACTACATTCTGCCGACCTCGACGGCGCTCATGGGCATTCTCGGTGCGACGAACATCCCCTACGACAGGTGGATGCGTTTCATGTGGCGACTCTTTCTCATCTGGGTCCTTCTGGGCTCCGTACTCTCCCTGATCGCTCAGATCATCAACCTTGGGCCGGCATGATCACCACCGACGGAGACGCAACGGCAAGGACACGCCGAGGCTTTTCACCGCCACAGCCGTCACAGTCGTTTGGATTCTCACTTTTGCAAGGTATCAATCCTGTTTCCGGCACACCTCGCTCTTCAGAGGTCATGCTTTAGACACGACACCGGACAACACCGCAACGTAAAATATTTTTCAAAAAGCAAGAGAATGGAGTTGTTTTTCGTGCAGAGGAAAGAACGTCTTTTCGCGCTCCTGGATGAGAAAAGGGAAATTCTGACCGCCATGGCCGACTCTCTCTTCGACAATCCGGAGACGGCCTTCGAGGAGCATAAAGCCGTCGATCTGCTCACAAGCTCTCTCGAAAAAAGCGGTTTTGCCGTCGAAAAAGGTGTCGGCTCCCTTCCCACCGCTTTTCGCGCCGTGTATGAAAACGGATCCGGCGGGCCATCCATCGGATTGCTCTGCGAGTACGACGCATTGCCCGGAATGGGACATGGGTGCGCCCATCACATTCAGGGTCCGGCCATCGTCGGCGCCGCGGAGAGCATCAAGGCGGTGATGGGCGACGGTGAACTGCCCTTTCGCCTGGTCGTGTACGGAACCCCCGGCGAAGAAGGAGGGGGCGGAAAGATACACATGCTTGAAAACGGCTGTTTTCGGGATATCGATCTTGCACTGATGACCCACGGCGGTCCCGCCACACAGACGGACGTGAAAAGTCTCGCCCTGGCCACTCTCACGGTGACGTTCCACGGAAAAAGCGCACACGCCGCATTGAAGCCGGAGGAGGGGCGCAGCGCTCTCGACGGACTTCTTCTCTGTTTTCAGGGGGTGGAATTTTTTCGGGAACACGTTCCGGAGGACACGCGGATGCACTACACGATCCTCGACGCGGGCGGCCCTGCCAATGTCGTTCCCGCGCGGGCGCAGGGGGAATTCATCTTTCGGTCGTACAGCTCCGCCCGTCTCGACGCGATTCTGGAACGCTTCGACGACATCGCCAGAGGAGCGGCCCTCATGAGCGGGACCACCGTCACCCTCCAGAGAATGAAACGGCTCGAGAGCAAGATCCCGGTTCTCGCACTCAACGAACTCCTGATGCACAACGCGGAACTCGTCGATGCTCCGACGCGGCGCCCTCCCCGGGAAAAGACCGGCTCCACCGACTTCGGCAACGTCACCTCCGTGCTTCCCGGAGCGGTCATTCGCGTCGCTTTCGTTCCCGAAGGAACGCCGTCTCACTCACAGGAGTTTCTCCGCGCCGGAAAAAGCGAAAAAGCCCACGCAGCCGTTCTTTTCGCCGCGAAGATCCTTGCCGGAACATGCTGTGATCTCCTGGAAAATCCGGAACTGATACAAAAAATCGCCGCTGATTTCACGGCGGCGAAGAAAGAGGCGCACTGACGCTTCGGACAGGCGCCGGCGGCACCTCGTTTCGCCACCGGACTGTGTGTCGGGTTGTACAAAAAATTGTCATGGTGTCCGGCAACCACCAGGAACGGTTATGGCACACACCGTCGGGGAACGAGAGCGCGCAAAGACGAAGGGGGCGCTTTGAAAGCGCCCCCTTCGTGCTCTTCGCGTTGTTTTCCTCCCGGCAAAAAGCGGCGCACCGCCGCCTTTTCAGCAGTTGCCTCAGCCGCAGCCGCTCCGCATGACCCGGAGGGCTGTCAGATACACGTCAAGAATTCCTTGAAGGTTCTCCGCGCAACACTCTCCGCAGGCCCCCGT encodes:
- a CDS encoding IS256 family transposase, whose protein sequence is MKALFGNETDALKTLMKEVLQEILDGEMTELLGAERHERNTERTGYRSGYYTRSLVTRIGKLELRIPRDRNGEFSTALFERYQRSEKALVAALAEMYVQGVSTRKVTAITEELCGHRFSASSISAINKGLDEALSRFANRPLDEEYPYLILDARYEKVRENGVIRSQAVQIAIGINREGQRQILAVELAPRETASSWKEFLLGLKLRGLRGVEFVVSDDHAGLRSAIGETLLEASWQRCYVHFLRNALDHLPRKADDDCLQELRWIYDRRDIMEAHRDLTSWITKWQRKYPKLVDWVEENIEETLTFYRLPRAHHKHLKSTNMLERLNEEIKRRTRVVRIFPNTDACQRLIRALCVETHEAWLESSRYLNMDLLIEHKKALLEKCG
- a CDS encoding YfcC family protein; protein product: MVIIILFILFAVFLTWVIPAGEFDRVTNAAGIKVIDPASFRIIQSKPVSLFRIPDFIVDGFAKSASLFFLLLFTGGAFDVVVSSGALQSCVAKVAKRYASKESIFIPILTLLFALIATTQGVNTFIGFAPVTVLIARAMGFDSIVGAAVILLGGAVGFSTGTLNPSTTIVAQEIVGLPLYSGIGYRWICFFVFLLVTNLYLIRYAKKIRLHPELSPMYDLDVADTSVLDNDLDSFGDVTLRKNLVLASLVAALGVIVYGGVKLSWGLNESSAAFIWLGIIAGVCAGFSPSKIASCFVAGAKRMVAAALIIGLARAVSGVLSAGLVLDTVVNGLGRALLVVPTFLQAISMYIANLVVNIFITSGSGQAAVIMPIFAPIADMVGITRQTAILTFNFGDGFCNYILPTSTALMGILGATNIPYDRWMRFMWRLFLIWVLLGSVLSLIAQIINLGPA
- a CDS encoding amidohydrolase, yielding MQRKERLFALLDEKREILTAMADSLFDNPETAFEEHKAVDLLTSSLEKSGFAVEKGVGSLPTAFRAVYENGSGGPSIGLLCEYDALPGMGHGCAHHIQGPAIVGAAESIKAVMGDGELPFRLVVYGTPGEEGGGGKIHMLENGCFRDIDLALMTHGGPATQTDVKSLALATLTVTFHGKSAHAALKPEEGRSALDGLLLCFQGVEFFREHVPEDTRMHYTILDAGGPANVVPARAQGEFIFRSYSSARLDAILERFDDIARGAALMSGTTVTLQRMKRLESKIPVLALNELLMHNAELVDAPTRRPPREKTGSTDFGNVTSVLPGAVIRVAFVPEGTPSHSQEFLRAGKSEKAHAAVLFAAKILAGTCCDLLENPELIQKIAADFTAAKKEAH